In Gemmatimonadaceae bacterium, the sequence ACGTGGCGCCGCGACCCGGACGGACCGCGGCGGCGACGCTCGCGCTGGCGAGCGGGAAGAATCCGGGCGTGCCGGCGCGACGCACGATGCGCCTGGTGGCGACGCAGCGAGCCAATGTGTTCGGCACGCACGCCGGGCAGTCGTTCGTGCTGCAGCAGGGCGGGGCGGAGCCGGCGCGTGATTCGGTGCCGTTCCCCGGCTCGACGCTGGTGCTGCGCCGTGGCGAACCCACCGCCATCACCGTGGTGAATCGCCTCGCGTCGCCACTCGCGGTGCACTGGCACGGCATGGAGATCGAAAGCTGGTTCGACGGTGTCGGCGGCTGGAGCGGTGCGGGCGCGAGCGTGCGCCCACCCATCGCCCCGGGCGACTCGTTCATCGTGCGTATGACCCCGCCGCGCGCCGGCACCTTCATCTATCACACGCATGATGAAGCGGGCAGCGAGCTGTCCACCGGCCTCTATGGGGCACTGATCGTCGAGGAGCCCGGCGCACCACGCGACACCACGCGCGATCACGTCATCGTGCTGGGCATGCTGGGGGCGCCGGGCGCCCATCTGCCCAGCATCAACGGCCGCACGGCGCCCGGGCCACTGATGCTCGCACCGGGCACACACCGCCTGCGGATCATCAGCATTCCGGTGGACGAGCAGCTCAACGTGGCCCTCGTGCGCGATTCCACCGTGCAGTCGTGGACGCTGCGCGCCGTGGATGGCGCCGATCTCCCCGCGGCGCAGCAGCGCACCGTGCGCGCCAGCAAAACGGTGAGCGCCGGGCAGACGTTCGATGTGGAGATCACCGTTCCCGCCAGCGCCCAGAACTTCGCGTTGCGACTCACGACGCGCTGGTATCCGACCGATCCGCGTGGCGAGAAGGGCCCGATGGTCACCCTGTTGCCAATTCGGACGCAGCCATGACGCGACACCACACGGCGACCCTGACCGCACTCGTGGCCCTCTCCGCGGCGCTCGGCGTGGGCCAGACGGCAAGCGCGCAGGCCCCCATCGGCACCTGGGAGCTCGTCTCGCGCACCGACAGCTCCGCCGCCGGCGTGCAACCGGCGGATGGACCGCTCGGGTCAGACCCCATTGCGTGGATCAGCTATGACACGCGCGGGCATGTGCAGGCGCAGTTGATGGCGCGCGATCGCGCGAAGGCCGCCACGGCGGCCGCGCCGAGTGTCGCCGATCCGAATAACAGCGCCGCGAGTGGCGGCTACGACGCCTATTTCGGGACGTATACCTTCGACGCGAAAACGGGGACGGTCACCCACCACCTGATCGGCGCGCTCAGCGCCGGCGACATGGGGCGCACCCTCACGCGGCATGTGGTGCGCCGCGGTGATGAGATGGTGATCTGGTTTGAGGCGAGACGCGGGGATGGAGCTGTCGTGACTCGACGGCTCCGGTGGCGGAAAATCGGGTGAAAAAAGGGAGAGCATTTTTTGGGGTGAAACCCTGAGAGTTCAGGGGGAAGAACGTCAGGGGGGAGAGCTCAGGACCGCAACGGCGGTCCTGAGCTCTCCCCCCTGACCTTCTACGCCCTGAGCTCTCGGGGGTTACCGACCTCCGATGTCAGGACATCTGACGTCGGAATCAGCTCACCGCCGCTCGAACGTCTTCGCCCCACCCGCCAGCGGAAGCACCTTCTGCACCATCGTCAACAGAAACAGTCCGGGTTGCTCGAACATGACGAAGTGCGCACTCCGCTCGAAGGTGATGAACTCCTTCTTGGGCGCAGTGATGCGATCGAAGTAGACCTTGGCGCCATCGTAGGTCGTCATGAGATCGTAGCGACCGTGCAGCATCACGACCGGCACGTCGAAGTGATCCGGCAGCGTGGGTCGATGATTGCCGCTGTCGACGAGATGCTTGCCCATCCACCCCATCGCCGGCCCGACGCCGGCCGCTTCCTCGAGGGTGTAATCGGGGCCCCAGGCGGGCAGCGCGTAGTAGAGGCTGAGATCCTTCTTGCCGTACCAGTTGCCGTCGAACATCGCCGTGTAGCGGCGAATGACGTTGAGCTCCCGGTAATTCGGCGCGCGATCGGTGGGCGGATACGGGGCCATCGCCAACAGTTCGCGCACCACGGCGGTGTCGCCCTTGGCCCGCGCGCGGCGCAGCACTTCCTGATAGTTGATGCGCTCGTTGTCGGCCGTGCTCATCTGCCCGACGCTCACATAGGCGGCGTACCAATCGGGGTGCCGCTGCACGAGAAACGGCCCAATGGACGTGCCGTACGAGAAGCCGAGCACGATGATCTTGCGATTGCCGAACTGCCGGCGCAGCTGCTGCACCACGACCTCGGCGTCATCGACCAGTTGCTTGGGCGACAGCGTGGCACCCAGCCGCGCGGAGTCGGCCGCACTGAAGTTCTTGCCGACGCCGCGCTGCTCCCAGTTCACCACCGTGAAGAAGTCTTCCCACGGCTTCTGATACGCCCACGTCATGCCCAGCAGTGCACTGCCGGGGCCCCCATGCAACACGAGCAGCAGTGGATTGTCGCGGTTGAGGCCGCGAATGCCGATCCACTGCGTGCTGCCATTCACCTCGAGCTGCTGGAGCGTGTCGATCCCCTCGGGCGTGTGAATGCCTTCGAGGTTCCGCAGGCGCGCGGCAATCGTGTCACGCGGCACCGTCGCCGCCACCCGCTGGGCGTGAGCGACACCGGCGAGGAGCAGCGACGCAACCACCAGCGAGTGACGAATCCGACGCATGCGATCTCCTTACTTGCGGGCGATAGCTTCGATTTCCACGCGGGCACCGAGCGGCAGACCCGCGACGGCCACGGTCGTGCGCGCCGGGTACGGCGCCTGGAACGCCTCGCCGTAGGCCTTGTTCATCGCGGCGAAGTCGGCCATGTCGGTGAGGTACACGTTGCACTTCACCACATCGTTCATGTCGAGACCGGCGTCGTCAAGAATGAGCGCGATGGTTTCGAAGATGCGGCGCGTCTGGGCCTCGACGTCGCCCTCGATCAGCTTGCCGGTGGCCGGGTCGATGGGGGTCTGACCGGAGCAGTAGAGGAGCTTCCCGGCCCAGACGGCGTGGGAATAGGGGCCGAGGGCGGCGGGACCACGGGACACTTTAGCGGCTTTCCGGGGCATGGCAGGGTCGAGCGGAGGGTGGGGCGTTCCGGTGGCGGCGTGACTGTTTCGCGGCCGGAACGAATGCTGGGACCAGAAGAAAATACGCGCCGGACGTGCCGAGACTACCGAAAGAAATGTCACTTTCTCTCCGCGCCTCCGCCGCCGCCGATCAACCGGATGCCGTCCAGCTGCGCCTCAAGCGCATTCTGGAAGGGTCGGACTTCCCGGCGTTGTCGAAGCAGATCGTGGAGACGATCAGTGCCCTCGACGATGATCTGGCCTCGCTCCAGCGCCTCGCCAACCGGGTGCTCAACGAGTACTCGCTGACGCTGGGCGTCGTCCGCACGGCAAACAGTGTGCACTATCGGCGCAGCAATCGCGCCATCCAGAGCGCGACGCACGCCATGATGATGCTCGGCGCGCGCACGGTGCGGCAGATTGCCAGCGGGCTCCTGCTCTTCGACAACTACGCCAAGAAGAGTCCGGCGCTCAAGGAGCTCATGCTGATGAGTCTCCTCACCGCGAATCACGCGCGCGCCACGGCGACGGAGATGGGGCTCATGGAGCCCGAGGAAGCGCATCTCTGCGGCATGTTCCGCAATCTCGGGGAGGTGCTCATCGCCGGTCACTTCCCCGACGACTACATCCGCATCCGCACGTTGATGACGGATGAAGGGATCTCCGAGAACGCGGCCGCGAAAAAGGTGTTGGGCTTTCCGTACGCCGACCTGGCCGTTGAAGTGTGCCGGCAGTGGGGGATGCCCGATGTCGTGGTACAGGGCATCCGGGCGCGCCCGTCTGCCTCGGCGAGCATCACGGCGGCGGTCACCGCCTTCAGCCACGATCTCACGCAGGCGCTCTACCGGCAGGAGGTGCCCGATGATGCGGTGGCGATGGCGGTGAGCGAGGTGCTCGAGCAGCATGAGGGCAAGATCAAGCTCTCACGCGAGAAGGTTGGCGCCGTGGTCACCGAAGCGCTGCAAGAAACGCGGGAGCTGTTTGTGAGCCCGCAGATCGCCACCGATCGCATGCGCTTCCGCCAGCTCGCCAAGGCGGCGCGCGCGGCGCTGGGCGAAACGATCACCGCGACCGAAGAAGAAGGACCGCCCCGGGCGGCGCACACGTCGTTGCGCGCCCAGCTCCGGCTGGAGCTCGAGGAGCACGTGAATCCCGCGTCGGGGTCGAGTGTGGGGGAGGTCGTGCTGAACGCCATGGAGACGGTGCTCCGGACCGGCCCCTTCGATCGCGTCCTCGTCTGCTTCCTGTCGCCCGACAAAACGCAACTCACGGCGCGTACGGGGCTCGGGCATGAGGTGGAAGCGCTCCTGCCGCGCTTTGATTTCCCGGTGAGTGTGCGCGGTGGTCCAATCGTGACGCTGACCCAGCAGCGCTCGAGCGTCTATCTGCCAACGGACCGCTCGTTCACGAGCGCCGAAGCCAAGTGGGCCCAGGATATGGGCGTGCGGCAGTTCGGCGTCTTCCCCATCATCGTGCTGGGGAAGATCGTGGGCTGCCTGTACTGCGACCGCGTGGGCGACGCCGAAAGCCCCGACCGCGCGACCGTGCGGTATGTGAAGGGGATCGTGGATCTGGTGGTCGAAGCGATCGTGAAGCGGCGCAGCTAACGCGTCGCTTACTTGCGATAGGCGCGCGCGGCGAGAATGCCGCCGATGAACCCACCGAGATGCGCCTGCCAGCTCACCCCCGGCTGGCTTGGCGCGATCCCGAGCACGAGACCGCCCCACAGGCCGGCGGTGATGAGACTCAGCACGATGCTGCCGACGCTGCGGGTGTAGACACCGGCGAGCAGCAGAAAGCCCAGATAGCCCATCACCACGCCGCTCGCGCCGATGTGCACCGATCCCGGCGAGCCAAGCAGCCAGGCGCCGAGCCCCGCGCCGAGCATGCTGTAGAGCGTCACGGGCACGAAGTGGCGGCTGTCGCGGAGCATCACCATCCAGCCCAGCGCCAGAAACGGCAGCGTGTTGCTGATCAGATGCGCGAGATTGCCGTGCAGGAAGGGCGCGAAGAGAATGCCGCGCAGCCCGGTGATGGTGCGCGGCACCACGCCGAACTGCGTGAGCGCACCGCCCAGCATCGTGTTCACCACGAACGTCGTCCAGAACGCCCCCACGGCGGTGCCAAGGGTGGTGATCTGCTGCTTCGCGGTGCGGGCCACCTTCTTGGTGGTACGGGCGACGGACGACGACGGCATGAGGGGAAAGCTAGCGGCGAATCCGGGAAAGTCGACGCATCAGAAGCCGCTGTTGCTGAGGAGGCGGAACGAGTCGAGCCGCGGATTGACGATGGTGTTGTAGATGGAGCCGAAGGTGTAGCTCAGCCCCACATAGGTGAAGTACTGGTATCCGGTCGCCAGCGCCCGCTGCCGCACCAGAATCTCCTCGTTCGAAAGACCACCGGCGGGGAGGTAGAGCTGGTCGCGCACACGGGAGTACCGTCCGTCGATGGTCAGCGAGAGCCCGCGGATGAGCTGCAACTGCACCGATCCGCCGAGCGAGAGCTCATAGCGGTTGAGGTCATGGAGATACTGGGAGCCGCGCGCGGTGAGGTCGAGCGAGCCCCACTTCTGGCGGCTGTTCGTGGCCACCGTGAGGACCTGACTGGGCCGCTGCTCGGCGATCTTCCCGAAGACGGTGCGCTCGAGATAGCGAAAGTCGTTCCAGGCGAGCGCATAGCTCGCCGTCAGCTGACGCTGCGTGGCTTCGCGCCACGGAAAGAGATTCGCTTCGATGACCGGACCACCGCGCGCGGCGAGGCGCGTATTCAGGAAGTCGCTGCGGCGCGCCGACCCCACCACGCCGGCGGACCAGCGCGGTGACAGGGAGTGCACGGCACGCAGGCGGGCGCCATCGTTGCGAATGATGTTCGTGAACTCCGTCGCCCCATCGCCAGTGTCGTTCAGCGTGAACCGCGACTCGTTGTACTCGGATTCGGCCGCGACCACCAGCTTCCAGCTCTCGGTGATCCGTCGCGCTTCGACCGAGGCGCCGAAGTTCGCGAAGCGCTGCCGCTGTTCACCATTGAGGAACATGTTGAGCTCCGTCTCAATGGTCCAGAAATTCCAAGGATCACGCACGGACTCCGGCGTCTTTGCGGCGGCCTGCGCGGGTCGCTCGTACTGCACGCGGAACTGCGGGGCCAGCGGCGTCCGTTGCACGAAGCGGAACAGGCCGCGCAGGAACTGATCACGCAACGCACGCCGAATGTCGTCTTCGGAGGCGTTGGGAAGCGTCGTGGTCTTGAGGGTGTCGGCCAGGCCGCTGAACCGCTCGCGGCCGATGAAGGCGACCGTC encodes:
- a CDS encoding rhomboid family intramembrane serine protease; the protein is MPSSSVARTTKKVARTAKQQITTLGTAVGAFWTTFVVNTMLGGALTQFGVVPRTITGLRGILFAPFLHGNLAHLISNTLPFLALGWMVMLRDSRHFVPVTLYSMLGAGLGAWLLGSPGSVHIGASGVVMGYLGFLLLAGVYTRSVGSIVLSLITAGLWGGLVLGIAPSQPGVSWQAHLGGFIGGILAARAYRK
- a CDS encoding Rid family detoxifying hydrolase, translating into MPRKAAKVSRGPAALGPYSHAVWAGKLLYCSGQTPIDPATGKLIEGDVEAQTRRIFETIALILDDAGLDMNDVVKCNVYLTDMADFAAMNKAYGEAFQAPYPARTTVAVAGLPLGARVEIEAIARK
- a CDS encoding lipocalin-like domain-containing protein — its product is MTRHHTATLTALVALSAALGVGQTASAQAPIGTWELVSRTDSSAAGVQPADGPLGSDPIAWISYDTRGHVQAQLMARDRAKAATAAAPSVADPNNSAASGGYDAYFGTYTFDAKTGTVTHHLIGALSAGDMGRTLTRHVVRRGDEMVIWFEARRGDGAVVTRRLRWRKIG
- a CDS encoding HDOD domain-containing protein: MSLSLRASAAADQPDAVQLRLKRILEGSDFPALSKQIVETISALDDDLASLQRLANRVLNEYSLTLGVVRTANSVHYRRSNRAIQSATHAMMMLGARTVRQIASGLLLFDNYAKKSPALKELMLMSLLTANHARATATEMGLMEPEEAHLCGMFRNLGEVLIAGHFPDDYIRIRTLMTDEGISENAAAKKVLGFPYADLAVEVCRQWGMPDVVVQGIRARPSASASITAAVTAFSHDLTQALYRQEVPDDAVAMAVSEVLEQHEGKIKLSREKVGAVVTEALQETRELFVSPQIATDRMRFRQLAKAARAALGETITATEEEGPPRAAHTSLRAQLRLELEEHVNPASGSSVGEVVLNAMETVLRTGPFDRVLVCFLSPDKTQLTARTGLGHEVEALLPRFDFPVSVRGGPIVTLTQQRSSVYLPTDRSFTSAEAKWAQDMGVRQFGVFPIIVLGKIVGCLYCDRVGDAESPDRATVRYVKGIVDLVVEAIVKRRS
- a CDS encoding alpha/beta hydrolase produces the protein MRRIRHSLVVASLLLAGVAHAQRVAATVPRDTIAARLRNLEGIHTPEGIDTLQQLEVNGSTQWIGIRGLNRDNPLLLVLHGGPGSALLGMTWAYQKPWEDFFTVVNWEQRGVGKNFSAADSARLGATLSPKQLVDDAEVVVQQLRRQFGNRKIIVLGFSYGTSIGPFLVQRHPDWYAAYVSVGQMSTADNERINYQEVLRRARAKGDTAVVRELLAMAPYPPTDRAPNYRELNVIRRYTAMFDGNWYGKKDLSLYYALPAWGPDYTLEEAAGVGPAMGWMGKHLVDSGNHRPTLPDHFDVPVVMLHGRYDLMTTYDGAKVYFDRITAPKKEFITFERSAHFVMFEQPGLFLLTMVQKVLPLAGGAKTFERR